From Deinococcus aquaticus, one genomic window encodes:
- a CDS encoding ferritin-like domain-containing protein: MDNRTSTEQIIADATNTDTMNRRAAMGFLGKIGMGAAAMSLAATAGTAAAAPAKDIDGAVLNFALNLEYLEAAFYLAAVGRVDELRKIGGGANIILPASLDQARGMQFKDGNVQALARDIAEDELAHVKFLHGALGKAAAARPVIDLNGAFRAAGKAASGGKIDGFNPYANDLFFLHGAFIFEDVGVTAYNGAATLITNPAYLQAAAGILAVEAYHGGAIRAMLYQQRQVTAAAGLYVGQVVQAISNLRGSVGGMKDQGLSDNAGNMIVAPADKNGVAYGRSTREVLNIVYLAPNATKGGFYPNGLTGSIK, translated from the coding sequence ATGGATAACCGCACCAGCACCGAACAGATCATCGCCGACGCCACCAACACCGACACCATGAACCGCCGCGCCGCCATGGGCTTCCTGGGCAAGATCGGCATGGGCGCCGCCGCCATGAGCCTCGCCGCGACCGCCGGAACCGCCGCCGCCGCGCCCGCCAAGGACATCGACGGGGCCGTCCTGAACTTCGCCCTGAACCTCGAGTACCTGGAAGCCGCCTTCTACCTCGCCGCCGTGGGCCGCGTGGACGAATTGCGCAAGATCGGCGGCGGCGCGAACATCATCCTGCCCGCCAGCCTCGACCAGGCCCGCGGCATGCAGTTCAAGGACGGCAACGTGCAGGCCCTGGCCCGCGACATCGCCGAGGACGAACTCGCGCACGTGAAATTCCTGCACGGCGCGCTCGGGAAGGCCGCCGCCGCCCGCCCCGTCATCGACCTGAACGGAGCGTTCCGCGCCGCCGGTAAGGCCGCGTCCGGCGGGAAGATCGACGGATTCAACCCCTACGCCAACGACCTGTTCTTCCTGCACGGCGCGTTCATCTTCGAGGACGTGGGCGTCACCGCCTACAACGGCGCCGCGACCCTGATCACCAACCCCGCGTACCTGCAGGCCGCCGCCGGCATCCTGGCCGTCGAGGCGTACCACGGTGGGGCCATCCGCGCCATGCTGTACCAGCAGCGTCAGGTGACGGCCGCCGCCGGACTGTACGTCGGTCAGGTCGTGCAGGCCATCAGCAACCTGCGCGGCTCGGTCGGCGGCATGAAAGACCAGGGCCTGAGCGACAACGCCGGGAACATGATCGTCGCGCCCGCCGACAAGAACGGCGTGGCGTACGGCCGCAGCACCCGTGAAGTGCTGAACATCGTCTACCTGGCCCCCAACGCCACCAAGGGCGGCTTCTACCCCAACGGCCTGACCGGCAGCATCAAGTAA
- a CDS encoding histidine triad nucleotide-binding protein produces the protein MTASPTLFERIIAREIPSQIVFEDEHYIAIRDIAPKAPIHLLVIPKKVSARVDEITDAAEMGELWLTATRVARQHAQDYRLVVNCGPGGGQMVFHTHVHILAGWENGPADDTGLGQ, from the coding sequence ATGACAGCCTCTCCCACCCTGTTCGAGCGGATCATTGCCCGCGAGATTCCCAGCCAGATCGTGTTCGAGGACGAGCACTACATCGCCATCCGCGACATTGCGCCCAAGGCGCCCATTCACCTGCTGGTCATTCCGAAGAAGGTCTCGGCGCGCGTGGACGAGATCACGGACGCCGCCGAGATGGGCGAGTTGTGGCTGACTGCCACGCGGGTGGCGCGGCAGCACGCGCAGGATTACCGGCTGGTCGTGAACTGCGGCCCCGGCGGCGGGCAGATGGTCTTCCACACGCACGTGCATATCCTGGCCGGGTGGGAGAACGGCCCGGCCGACGACACGGGCCTGGGCCAGTGA
- a CDS encoding HAD family hydrolase, whose product MTEVTRGPTLAGTFDAVLFDLDGVLVDSEALSADVWVRTLAEHGLPLALNDFAHLAVGQTFPNVLLRLGDLHGWTPTDAFLPTLEGRFNAAFESLDAIEGARDTLRGLQDRGVPFAVGSNSERGRLHMKLASAGLAELVGMHAYDPSWVGGRGKPEPDLYAFAAAQLGADITRCVVIEDSVPGATAGVRAGATVIGLLATGHAHPDDAAHLLAAGVRHVVTSHAQLQQLLGLTTT is encoded by the coding sequence GTGACAGAAGTGACGCGTGGCCCGACCCTGGCCGGAACCTTCGACGCGGTGCTGTTCGACCTGGACGGCGTGCTGGTCGACAGCGAGGCGCTGTCGGCCGACGTGTGGGTCCGCACGCTGGCCGAACACGGCCTGCCGCTGGCCCTGAACGACTTCGCACACCTAGCGGTCGGGCAGACCTTCCCGAACGTCCTGCTGCGCCTGGGTGACCTGCACGGCTGGACGCCCACCGACGCCTTCCTGCCCACCCTGGAAGGCCGGTTCAACGCAGCCTTCGAGTCCCTGGACGCCATTGAAGGTGCGCGCGACACCCTGCGCGGCCTGCAAGACCGGGGCGTGCCGTTCGCGGTGGGCAGCAACAGCGAACGCGGGCGGCTGCACATGAAACTCGCGTCGGCCGGACTGGCGGAACTGGTGGGCATGCACGCCTACGACCCGTCATGGGTGGGCGGGCGCGGCAAGCCCGAACCGGACCTGTACGCCTTTGCCGCCGCGCAGCTCGGCGCGGACATCACGCGCTGCGTGGTCATCGAGGACAGCGTGCCCGGAGCGACAGCGGGCGTGCGGGCCGGCGCGACCGTGATCGGCCTGCTCGCCACCGGGCACGCCCACCCGGACGACGCCGCGCACCTGCTGGCCGCCGGAGTGCGCCACGTGGTGACCTCACACGCCCAGTTGCAACAGCTGCTGGGTCTCACCACCACCTGA
- the cax gene encoding calcium/proton exchanger, protein MWMKLLLAFIPVSLLLEYVLHAPPLWVFFTSVIAIIPLADLLRQATEQVAARAGQTIGGLLNVTFGNLAELIIAIFVLLAGNITVVKAQITGSIIGNALLGLGLAILIGSFGRNTQKFSRTNAGQLNSMLFLVVIALLIPALFDYTERLPDFLAGSDTVRANLDEYLSLGVAVVLIAVYALNLVYTLVTHKDAFAMEEEEGGHGHGDLWPVWRAAATMIGATALIALESEMLSGALEATSTTLGLSPFFLGIIVLAVVGNFAEYIAGSYFARKGQIGLAINIAVGATIQVALFTAPVLVIISYVIGKPMNLVFSSPLELVAIVAVALIVTTVTKDGEATWFEGVLLIAVYLLLGLSFYFVTPRAQSEGASLPVPAGTTQAYAHTPGIPAAA, encoded by the coding sequence ATGTGGATGAAACTCCTGCTTGCCTTCATTCCGGTCAGCCTGCTGCTGGAATACGTCCTGCACGCGCCCCCGCTGTGGGTGTTCTTCACGTCCGTCATTGCGATCATTCCACTGGCGGACCTGCTGCGGCAGGCGACCGAGCAGGTCGCGGCGCGCGCCGGGCAGACCATCGGCGGCCTGCTGAACGTGACGTTCGGGAACCTCGCGGAGCTGATCATCGCCATCTTCGTGCTGCTGGCCGGGAACATTACGGTCGTGAAGGCGCAGATCACGGGCAGCATCATCGGGAACGCGCTGCTGGGCCTGGGTCTGGCCATCCTGATCGGCAGTTTCGGGCGGAACACGCAGAAGTTCAGCCGCACGAACGCCGGGCAGCTGAACTCCATGCTGTTCCTGGTCGTCATTGCCCTGCTGATCCCGGCGCTGTTCGACTACACCGAGCGCCTCCCGGACTTCCTGGCGGGCAGCGACACGGTCCGCGCGAACCTAGACGAGTACCTGAGTCTGGGCGTGGCCGTCGTGCTGATCGCCGTGTACGCCCTGAACCTCGTGTACACGCTGGTCACGCACAAGGACGCCTTCGCCATGGAGGAAGAGGAAGGCGGGCACGGGCACGGTGACCTGTGGCCGGTGTGGCGGGCAGCCGCGACCATGATCGGCGCGACCGCCCTGATCGCCCTGGAATCCGAGATGCTCTCCGGCGCGCTGGAAGCCACGAGTACCACGCTGGGCCTCAGCCCGTTCTTCCTGGGCATCATCGTGCTGGCCGTCGTGGGGAACTTCGCGGAGTACATCGCCGGGAGTTACTTCGCGCGCAAGGGACAGATCGGGCTGGCCATCAACATCGCGGTCGGCGCGACCATTCAGGTGGCGCTGTTCACCGCGCCCGTGCTGGTGATCATCTCGTACGTGATCGGCAAACCCATGAACCTCGTGTTCTCCAGCCCGCTGGAACTGGTCGCCATCGTGGCCGTCGCGTTGATCGTCACGACCGTCACCAAGGACGGCGAGGCCACCTGGTTCGAGGGTGTGCTGCTGATCGCCGTGTACCTGCTGCTGGGCCTGTCGTTCTACTTCGTCACGCCGCGCGCGCAGAGCGAAGGGGCCAGTCTGCCCGTGCCTGCCGGGACCACGCAGGCGTACGCGCATACGCCAGGAATTCCCGCCGCCGCCTGA
- a CDS encoding PadR family transcriptional regulator, whose product MPRSPNSSPHTKAVLHALQQTYPAHTYGYDLSKSTSLKSGTLYPILQRLHEQGHLDAQWEDSPHPGRPPRHIYRLTQSGLQLARERHESTTIHRIKGALT is encoded by the coding sequence ATGCCCCGGTCCCCCAACTCCAGCCCTCACACGAAAGCCGTTCTGCACGCCCTCCAGCAGACCTACCCCGCCCACACCTACGGCTACGACCTCAGCAAAAGCACCAGCCTGAAAAGCGGCACCCTCTACCCTATCCTCCAGCGCCTGCACGAACAGGGCCACCTGGACGCCCAGTGGGAAGACTCCCCCCACCCCGGCAGACCACCCCGCCACATCTACCGCCTGACGCAGAGTGGCCTCCAACTGGCCCGCGAACGCCACGAATCCACCACCATCCACCGCATCAAAGGAGCCCTGACGTGA